The following proteins are encoded in a genomic region of Ailuropoda melanoleuca isolate Jingjing chromosome 10, ASM200744v2, whole genome shotgun sequence:
- the LOC100480647 gene encoding myomegalin isoform X1: MLQLKAGMQRPLEKGPVERRVDGQQTQPEEAGSSPVSHSRKYHSLIQDQARELTHLRQKMRMGRAFSSLLIQHVSNTVKTFEELLSRNKVDRYMEQHFREQLSKGSQLAESLASKFSTDDFTSEKNQAGQMLRTLSLLREMHKKGKVTKVLRTREEAQPQTLPQIHSSNRGQSSAHLSSSSTFLLHEVQEARPSVDVANVSPATPAYSASSLSNHPDARSAQPSCPPSGSTQLSGTPEPGERGSSGPWDETRPQKMNASGHLSPFSSLDRPNSKPSGADLLEKNLVEIQSLRQRLEESICINDRLQERLEHVLSSADQGNSRKGTTQAAPGVSFATPHSYARSHSSGSAQDVL; the protein is encoded by the exons ATGCTCCAACTAAAAGCTGGAATGCAGCGGCCCCTGGAAAAGGGACCTGTTGAGCGGAGAGTGGATGGGCAACAGACTCAGCCTGAGGAGGCAGGGTCCTCCCCTGTGTCCCACAGCAG GAAATACCATTCCTTGATCCAGGATCAGGCTCGAGAGTTGACCCACCTGAGGCAAAAGATGAGGATGGGAAgagctttctcttcccttctcatccAGCATGTCAGTAATACGGTGAAAACCTTTGAGGAGCTCCTTAGCAGGAATAAAGTTGACCGCTACATGGAACAGCACTTCCGTGAGCAGCTGAGCAAGGGGAGCCAGCTGGCAGAGAGCCTTGCCAGCAAATTCAGCACAG ATGACTTTACAAGTGAGAAGAATCAAGCAGGACAGATGCTGCGGACCCTCAG TCTCTTAAGGGAGATGCATAAGAAGGGTAAAGTGACTAAAGTCCTAAGGACCAGGGAGGAGGCCCAGCCCCAGACTCTGCCCCAGATCCACTCCAGCAACCGTGGGCAGTCTTCCGCCCATCTCTCCTCCAGCAGCACCTTCCTGCTTCATGAAGTGCAAGAAGCACGCCCTTCGGTGGATGTGGCCA ATGTCAGCCCAGCCACTCCTGCTTATTCAGCTTCATCGCTCAGCAACCATCCAGATGCCAGATCTGCCCAGCCGTCCTGTCCTCCGAGTGGCAGCACACAACTGAGCGGGACGCCAGAGCCAGGAGAGCGGGGCAGCAGTGGCCCATGGGACGAGACGAGACCTCAGAAAATGAATGCATCTGGGCATCTATCCCCCTTCTCCTCTTTGGACCGGCCCAACTCCAAGCCCTCTG GGGCCGACCTACTGGAAAAGAATCTTGTGGAGATCCAGAGCCTGCGCCAGCGCCTGGAGGAGTCCATCTGCATCAATGACCGCCTGCAGGAGAGGCTGGAACACGTGCTCAGCAGTGCTGACCAAGGAAATAGTAGGAAAG gCACCACACAGGCCGCTCCAGGGGTCTCCTTTGCAACCCCGCATTCATACGCTCGGAGTCACTCTTCTGGCTCTGCTCAGGATGTCTTGTGA
- the LOC100480647 gene encoding myomegalin isoform X2 — MTMKSGSRRWWRKYHSLIQDQARELTHLRQKMRMGRAFSSLLIQHVSNTVKTFEELLSRNKVDRYMEQHFREQLSKGSQLAESLASKFSTDDFTSEKNQAGQMLRTLSLLREMHKKGKVTKVLRTREEAQPQTLPQIHSSNRGQSSAHLSSSSTFLLHEVQEARPSVDVANVSPATPAYSASSLSNHPDARSAQPSCPPSGSTQLSGTPEPGERGSSGPWDETRPQKMNASGHLSPFSSLDRPNSKPSGADLLEKNLVEIQSLRQRLEESICINDRLQERLEHVLSSADQGNSRKGTTQAAPGVSFATPHSYARSHSSGSAQDVL, encoded by the exons GAAATACCATTCCTTGATCCAGGATCAGGCTCGAGAGTTGACCCACCTGAGGCAAAAGATGAGGATGGGAAgagctttctcttcccttctcatccAGCATGTCAGTAATACGGTGAAAACCTTTGAGGAGCTCCTTAGCAGGAATAAAGTTGACCGCTACATGGAACAGCACTTCCGTGAGCAGCTGAGCAAGGGGAGCCAGCTGGCAGAGAGCCTTGCCAGCAAATTCAGCACAG ATGACTTTACAAGTGAGAAGAATCAAGCAGGACAGATGCTGCGGACCCTCAG TCTCTTAAGGGAGATGCATAAGAAGGGTAAAGTGACTAAAGTCCTAAGGACCAGGGAGGAGGCCCAGCCCCAGACTCTGCCCCAGATCCACTCCAGCAACCGTGGGCAGTCTTCCGCCCATCTCTCCTCCAGCAGCACCTTCCTGCTTCATGAAGTGCAAGAAGCACGCCCTTCGGTGGATGTGGCCA ATGTCAGCCCAGCCACTCCTGCTTATTCAGCTTCATCGCTCAGCAACCATCCAGATGCCAGATCTGCCCAGCCGTCCTGTCCTCCGAGTGGCAGCACACAACTGAGCGGGACGCCAGAGCCAGGAGAGCGGGGCAGCAGTGGCCCATGGGACGAGACGAGACCTCAGAAAATGAATGCATCTGGGCATCTATCCCCCTTCTCCTCTTTGGACCGGCCCAACTCCAAGCCCTCTG GGGCCGACCTACTGGAAAAGAATCTTGTGGAGATCCAGAGCCTGCGCCAGCGCCTGGAGGAGTCCATCTGCATCAATGACCGCCTGCAGGAGAGGCTGGAACACGTGCTCAGCAGTGCTGACCAAGGAAATAGTAGGAAAG gCACCACACAGGCCGCTCCAGGGGTCTCCTTTGCAACCCCGCATTCATACGCTCGGAGTCACTCTTCTGGCTCTGCTCAGGATGTCTTGTGA